One part of the Oncorhynchus kisutch isolate 150728-3 linkage group LG22, Okis_V2, whole genome shotgun sequence genome encodes these proteins:
- the anln2 gene encoding anillin, actin binding protein 2 isoform X6 yields the protein MDGEFRSGLATALKRHRDPLSDTEDNVHSSDVNDVQKRRRLEVLGEENVSPTKKSSTRDRLRCAELVKPDTPALCSVRSRVQQLTQRREGGHVLAQRCLSDPGSGVPSIKFPDGFKEHHLIGEAEFSSRVERFKSPTTPQASPLPANRWPRTLSNAVTNLQLKLEASDTPSSKQASRIRQEREEELRLVRAQPITENVFLKRSFSDSSLTERATPPVSSFSPWMMFRRSRRLQWPPFQPWNQADLNVTGDEPFGVKDGSFTETSVFTKVDGVEPPIQDTDNPVAMESKGDGEELGSSVVEEQMGSLQEKEMRSSVVELGSFVDEDDVGSPLGEKQVGSAVGEEEGVVQSQLEKVGDLLSEEMESSGVEEQGKAESILVDVQGEKSVLGEDQGELGPSLGPEQGEAANASAVSDREQGDSELLTDEEPTDKPQSEARGLKKVTFILEPEMINDSALSELDSSSSWKRESMSETELSSRDETNTAEMIDLMFDEVLEAAAQGRMEEDTEDHNSGIATAMRGIEETDTELDKAEEGEDLEETKELDSSADELLSFPPSFILSPLSKSVEAVVTPMRLAANQLANPPSLLLTPEELTTPPADSAPLYSIDAYRTQRQSTKPAIQSVTPRVQRHAAEKSHPQHCVNTKERIMVLNEDAAKLQMVIKQTLQALSCCTDEDHGRGSLEEAEADKLLLVSCEKRAALLAEVARLKERGGSVSEDLEGGDGEGDSGMSQQPCRGTVSISSVQLPLKVEFVCSARTQTGRPTHYFFVLIRYGPCNIVATPLATAVDAQNGDTISFPTSITLQDIRSNFEIDVEVYSLSHTSGNTCNVDLRSSTKSRVTPRKLLSTIKRSNQNVTSSTMPPLNTQRTSNFSLVGSHKISLASLGQSKFPLDKMKFEGKIRRLLGDEFQEKVPFLSPLEGNIYLQLDSESHSNVQHQGFLTMFEVVNGFGAWHRRFFVLEGNHMSYWNHPNDRGSKAAEGSISLSSSSSQSVKPVMRDSCARPYTFELVSSVQTAQQDDQGALAKCWFSADTGEDRGDWMENLNQVLLDLHTWTRCTPEPC from the exons ATGGATGGGGAATTTCGAAGTGGGTTGGCGACAGCTTTGAAGAGACATAGAGACCCTTTGTCTGACACGGAAGACAATGTCCACTCGTCTG ATGTCAATGATGTTCAGAAAAGGCGTCGCCTGGAGGTGTTGGGCGAGGAGAATGTCAGCCCTACAAAGAAGTCTTCAACTAGAGATCGCCTCCGGTGTGCAGAGCTGGTGAAGCCTGACacccctgctctctgctctgtccgctccagagtacagcaACTAACCCAGAGACGTGAGG GAGGGCATGTGCTGGCTCAGAGATGCCTCTCTGATCCAGGGTCTGGGGTACCATCCATTAAATTCCCGGATGGATTCAAAGAGCACCATCTTATTG GTGAGGCAGAATTCAGCTCGCGGGTGGAGCGGTTTAAATCCCCCACCACTCCTCAGGCCAGCCCCCTGCCAGCCAACCGGTGGCCCCGTACCCTCTCCAACGCTGTTACCAACTTACAACTGAAACTCGAGGCCAGTGACACGCCCAGCTCCAAACAAGCCTCCCGCATACGCCAG gagagggaggaggagctgCGTCTTGTAAGGGCCCAGCCAATCACAGAGAATGTCTTTCTAAAGCGAAGCTTCTCTGATTCCTCACTGACTGAG AGGGCGACCCCACCCGTCTCCTCATTCTCCCCTTGGATGATGTTTAGACGTAGCAGGAGACTGCAGTGGCCACCGTTCCAACCATGGAAT CAGGCAGACCTCAATGTGACTGGTGATGAACCTTTTGGGGTGAAGGACGGCAGCTTTACCGAGACATCTGTCTTCACTAAGGTCGATGGAGTGGAGCCTCCAATTCAAGACACCG ATAATCCTGTGGCAATGGAGTCAAAAGGAGATGGTGAGGAGTTGGGTTCTTCTGTAGTTGAGGAGCAGATGGGGTCCCTacaagagaaggagatgaggtcTTCTGTAGTTGAGTTGGGGTCCTTTGTAGATGAGGACGATGTGGGTTCCCCTTTAGGTGAGAAACAGGTGGGGTCTGCTGTAGGTGAGGAAGAGGGGGTAGTTCAGTCCCAACTAGAGAAGGTTGGGGACCTATTAAGTGAGGAGATGGAGTCTTCTGGAGTTGAAGAACAAGGGAAAGCAGAAAGTATTTTAGTTGACGTCCAGGGTGAGAAGTCTGTTCTAGGTGAAGACCAGGGGGAGTTGGGTCCTTCTTTGGGTCCAGAGCAGGGAGAGGCCGCAAACGCATCAGCTGTGTCAGACAGAGAACAAGGAGACTCTGAGCTGCTTACAGACGAGGAACCGACTGATAAACCACAGTCGGAGGCCAGAGGGTTAAAGAAAGTCACATTTATCCTGGAGCCAGAAATGATCAATGACTCAGCTCTGTCTGAGCTGGACTCTTCATCTAGCTGGAAAAGAGAAAGTATGTCAG AGACTGAGCTGAGCTCTCGCGATGAAACCAACACCGCTGAGATGATTGACCTCATGTTTGATGAGGTGCTGGAGGCTGCTGCCCAGGGAAGGATGGAAGAGGACACTGAGGATCACAATAGTGGCATAGCCACAGCGATGCGTGGAATAGAGGAAACAGACACAGAATTGGACAAAGCTGAAGAGGGTGAAGACCTGGAAGAAACCAAGGAACTGGACTCCAGTGCAGATGAGCTGCTGTCCTTCCCACCCAGCTttatcctctcccctctcagcaaGTCTGTGGAAGCTGTGGTCACTCCTATG AGACTTGCAGCCAATCAGCTAGCCAACCCTCCATCCCTACTTCTGACTCCTGAAGAGCTGACCACTCCCCCTGCTGATAGTGCCCCTCTCTACAG CATCGATGCCTACCGCACCCAGAGACAGAGCACCAAGCCAGCCATTCAGAGTGTAACCCCAAGGGTGCAGAGGCATGCCGCTGAGAAGTCTCATCCCCAGCACTGTGTCAACACCAAGGAAAGGATCATG GTTCTGAATGAGGATGCTGCCAAGCTGCAGATGGTCATCAAACAGACGTTGCAGGCCCTGAGCTGCTGCACTGACGAGGACCACGGCAGGGGCTCCCTGGAGGAGGCAGAGGCTGATAAACTGCTGCTCGTCTCCT GTGAGAAGCGGGCAGCCCTGCTGGCTGAGGTGGCCAGGCTGAAGGAGAGGGGGGGCTCAGTCTCTGAGGATCTAGAGGGGGGTGATGGTGAGGGGGACTCTGGCATGTCCCAGCAGCCCTGCAGGGGCACCGTCAGCATCAGCAGTGTCCAGCTCCCTCTCAAGGTGGAGTTTGTCTGCTCTGCCCGCACACAAACAG GTCGGCCCACTCATTATTTCTTTGTCCTGATTCGTTATGGACCCTGCAACATCGTTGCGACCCCATTGGCCACGGCAGTGGACGCCCAGAATGGCGACACCATCTCCTTCCCCACCTCCATCACCCT GCAGGACATTCGCTCCAACTTTGAGATTGATGTGGAGGTCTACAGCCTG TCCCACACCTCAGGGAACACCTGCAATGTGGATCTCCGCAGCTCCACCAAGTCAAGG GTCACTCCAAGGAAGCTTCTAAGCACCATCAAG AGATCCAACCAAAATGTAACAT CTTCTACCATGCCGCCCCTAAACACCCAGCGCACCAGCAACTTCTCTCTGGTTGGTTCTCACAAGATCTCCCTGGCCTCCCTGGGCCAGAGCAAGTTCCCCCTGGACAAG ATGAAGTTTGAAGGCAAAATCAGGAGACTCCTGGGAGATGAGTTTCAGGAAAAG GTGCCCTTCCTGTCTCCACTAGAGGGAAACATATACCTGCAACTGGACAGCGAGAGCCACTCGAATGTCCAGCACCAGGGCTTCCTT aCAATGTTTGAGGTGGTGAATGGATTTGGAGCTTGGCATCGACGCTTCTTTGTCCTGGAGGGAAACCACATGTCCTATTGGAACCACCCCAATGACAGAGGCAGCAAG GCAGCAGAAGGCAGCATCTCCCTGTCTAGTTCCTCTAGTCAGAGTGTGAAGCCAGTGATGAGAGACTCCTGTGCTCGCCCCTATACTTTTGAACTGGTCAGCAGCGTCCAGACTGCACAACAGGATGACCAGGGCGCTCTGGCCAA GTGCTGGTTCTCAGCAGATACTGGGGAGGATCGAGGGGACTGGATGGAGAACCTGAACCAGGTTCTCCTGGACCTGCATACCTGGACTCGCTGCACCCCTGAACCATGCTAA
- the anln2 gene encoding anillin, actin binding protein 2 isoform X2 has product MDGEFRSGLATALKRHRDPLSDTEDNVHSSDVNDVQKRRRLEVLGEENVSPTKKSSTRDRLRCAELVKPDTPALCSVRSRVQQLTQRREGGHVLAQRCLSDPGSGVPSIKFPDGFKEHHLIGEAEFSSRVERFKSPTTPQASPLPANRWPRTLSNAVTNLQLKLEASDTPSSKQASRIRQEREEELRLVRAQPITENVFLKRSFSDSSLTERATPPVSSFSPWMMFRRSRRLQWPPFQPWNADLNVTGDEPFGVKDGSFTETSVFTKVDGVEPPIQDTGEVAESSVHMDVPPEEVKGRPMAERQAECTMVICQGTSLPDEHEAADGPVVKEQKKAVSPASDKHVERDLVKFYVNAESHLFLDNPVAMESKGDGEELGSSVVEEQMGSLQEKEMRSSVVELGSFVDEDDVGSPLGEKQVGSAVGEEEGVVQSQLEKVGDLLSEEMESSGVEEQGKAESILVDVQGEKSVLGEDQGELGPSLGPEQGEAANASAVSDREQGDSELLTDEEPTDKPQSEARGLKKVTFILEPEMINDSALSELDSSSSWKRESMSETELSSRDETNTAEMIDLMFDEVLEAAAQGRMEEDTEDHNSGIATAMRGIEETDTELDKAEEGEDLEETKELDSSADELLSFPPSFILSPLSKSVEAVVTPMRLAANQLANPPSLLLTPEELTTPPADSAPLYSIDAYRTQRQSTKPAIQSVTPRVQRHAAEKSHPQHCVNTKERIMVLNEDAAKLQMVIKQTLQALSCCTDEDHGRGSLEEAEADKLLLVSCEKRAALLAEVARLKERGGSVSEDLEGGDGEGDSGMSQQPCRGTVSISSVQLPLKVEFVCSARTQTGRPTHYFFVLIRYGPCNIVATPLATAVDAQNGDTISFPTSITLQDIRSNFEIDVEVYSLSHTSGNTCNVDLRSSTKSRVTPRKLLSTIKRSNQNVTSSTMPPLNTQRTSNFSLVGSHKISLASLGQSKFPLDKMKFEGKIRRLLGDEFQEKVPFLSPLEGNIYLQLDSESHSNVQHQGFLTMFEVVNGFGAWHRRFFVLEGNHMSYWNHPNDRGSKAAEGSISLSSSSSQSVKPVMRDSCARPYTFELVSSVQTAQQDDQGALAKCWFSADTGEDRGDWMENLNQVLLDLHTWTRCTPEPC; this is encoded by the exons ATGGATGGGGAATTTCGAAGTGGGTTGGCGACAGCTTTGAAGAGACATAGAGACCCTTTGTCTGACACGGAAGACAATGTCCACTCGTCTG ATGTCAATGATGTTCAGAAAAGGCGTCGCCTGGAGGTGTTGGGCGAGGAGAATGTCAGCCCTACAAAGAAGTCTTCAACTAGAGATCGCCTCCGGTGTGCAGAGCTGGTGAAGCCTGACacccctgctctctgctctgtccgctccagagtacagcaACTAACCCAGAGACGTGAGG GAGGGCATGTGCTGGCTCAGAGATGCCTCTCTGATCCAGGGTCTGGGGTACCATCCATTAAATTCCCGGATGGATTCAAAGAGCACCATCTTATTG GTGAGGCAGAATTCAGCTCGCGGGTGGAGCGGTTTAAATCCCCCACCACTCCTCAGGCCAGCCCCCTGCCAGCCAACCGGTGGCCCCGTACCCTCTCCAACGCTGTTACCAACTTACAACTGAAACTCGAGGCCAGTGACACGCCCAGCTCCAAACAAGCCTCCCGCATACGCCAG gagagggaggaggagctgCGTCTTGTAAGGGCCCAGCCAATCACAGAGAATGTCTTTCTAAAGCGAAGCTTCTCTGATTCCTCACTGACTGAG AGGGCGACCCCACCCGTCTCCTCATTCTCCCCTTGGATGATGTTTAGACGTAGCAGGAGACTGCAGTGGCCACCGTTCCAACCATGGAAT GCAGACCTCAATGTGACTGGTGATGAACCTTTTGGGGTGAAGGACGGCAGCTTTACCGAGACATCTGTCTTCACTAAGGTCGATGGAGTGGAGCCTCCAATTCAAGACACCG GTGAGGTGGCAGAGTCCTCAGTTCACATGGATGTCCCACCAGAAGAGGTGAAGGGGAGACCCATGGCTGAGCGACAGGCAGAGTGCACTATGGTCATTTGTCAGGGAACTTCTCTCCCAGATGAACATGAGGCAGCAGATGGTCCTGTAGTGAAAGAGCAGAAAAAGGCAGTCTCTCCTGCTAGTGACAAGCATGTGGAAAGGGATTTAGTGAAGTTCTATGTTAATGCTGAGTCCCATTTATTTTTAGATAATCCTGTGGCAATGGAGTCAAAAGGAGATGGTGAGGAGTTGGGTTCTTCTGTAGTTGAGGAGCAGATGGGGTCCCTacaagagaaggagatgaggtcTTCTGTAGTTGAGTTGGGGTCCTTTGTAGATGAGGACGATGTGGGTTCCCCTTTAGGTGAGAAACAGGTGGGGTCTGCTGTAGGTGAGGAAGAGGGGGTAGTTCAGTCCCAACTAGAGAAGGTTGGGGACCTATTAAGTGAGGAGATGGAGTCTTCTGGAGTTGAAGAACAAGGGAAAGCAGAAAGTATTTTAGTTGACGTCCAGGGTGAGAAGTCTGTTCTAGGTGAAGACCAGGGGGAGTTGGGTCCTTCTTTGGGTCCAGAGCAGGGAGAGGCCGCAAACGCATCAGCTGTGTCAGACAGAGAACAAGGAGACTCTGAGCTGCTTACAGACGAGGAACCGACTGATAAACCACAGTCGGAGGCCAGAGGGTTAAAGAAAGTCACATTTATCCTGGAGCCAGAAATGATCAATGACTCAGCTCTGTCTGAGCTGGACTCTTCATCTAGCTGGAAAAGAGAAAGTATGTCAG AGACTGAGCTGAGCTCTCGCGATGAAACCAACACCGCTGAGATGATTGACCTCATGTTTGATGAGGTGCTGGAGGCTGCTGCCCAGGGAAGGATGGAAGAGGACACTGAGGATCACAATAGTGGCATAGCCACAGCGATGCGTGGAATAGAGGAAACAGACACAGAATTGGACAAAGCTGAAGAGGGTGAAGACCTGGAAGAAACCAAGGAACTGGACTCCAGTGCAGATGAGCTGCTGTCCTTCCCACCCAGCTttatcctctcccctctcagcaaGTCTGTGGAAGCTGTGGTCACTCCTATG AGACTTGCAGCCAATCAGCTAGCCAACCCTCCATCCCTACTTCTGACTCCTGAAGAGCTGACCACTCCCCCTGCTGATAGTGCCCCTCTCTACAG CATCGATGCCTACCGCACCCAGAGACAGAGCACCAAGCCAGCCATTCAGAGTGTAACCCCAAGGGTGCAGAGGCATGCCGCTGAGAAGTCTCATCCCCAGCACTGTGTCAACACCAAGGAAAGGATCATG GTTCTGAATGAGGATGCTGCCAAGCTGCAGATGGTCATCAAACAGACGTTGCAGGCCCTGAGCTGCTGCACTGACGAGGACCACGGCAGGGGCTCCCTGGAGGAGGCAGAGGCTGATAAACTGCTGCTCGTCTCCT GTGAGAAGCGGGCAGCCCTGCTGGCTGAGGTGGCCAGGCTGAAGGAGAGGGGGGGCTCAGTCTCTGAGGATCTAGAGGGGGGTGATGGTGAGGGGGACTCTGGCATGTCCCAGCAGCCCTGCAGGGGCACCGTCAGCATCAGCAGTGTCCAGCTCCCTCTCAAGGTGGAGTTTGTCTGCTCTGCCCGCACACAAACAG GTCGGCCCACTCATTATTTCTTTGTCCTGATTCGTTATGGACCCTGCAACATCGTTGCGACCCCATTGGCCACGGCAGTGGACGCCCAGAATGGCGACACCATCTCCTTCCCCACCTCCATCACCCT GCAGGACATTCGCTCCAACTTTGAGATTGATGTGGAGGTCTACAGCCTG TCCCACACCTCAGGGAACACCTGCAATGTGGATCTCCGCAGCTCCACCAAGTCAAGG GTCACTCCAAGGAAGCTTCTAAGCACCATCAAG AGATCCAACCAAAATGTAACAT CTTCTACCATGCCGCCCCTAAACACCCAGCGCACCAGCAACTTCTCTCTGGTTGGTTCTCACAAGATCTCCCTGGCCTCCCTGGGCCAGAGCAAGTTCCCCCTGGACAAG ATGAAGTTTGAAGGCAAAATCAGGAGACTCCTGGGAGATGAGTTTCAGGAAAAG GTGCCCTTCCTGTCTCCACTAGAGGGAAACATATACCTGCAACTGGACAGCGAGAGCCACTCGAATGTCCAGCACCAGGGCTTCCTT aCAATGTTTGAGGTGGTGAATGGATTTGGAGCTTGGCATCGACGCTTCTTTGTCCTGGAGGGAAACCACATGTCCTATTGGAACCACCCCAATGACAGAGGCAGCAAG GCAGCAGAAGGCAGCATCTCCCTGTCTAGTTCCTCTAGTCAGAGTGTGAAGCCAGTGATGAGAGACTCCTGTGCTCGCCCCTATACTTTTGAACTGGTCAGCAGCGTCCAGACTGCACAACAGGATGACCAGGGCGCTCTGGCCAA GTGCTGGTTCTCAGCAGATACTGGGGAGGATCGAGGGGACTGGATGGAGAACCTGAACCAGGTTCTCCTGGACCTGCATACCTGGACTCGCTGCACCCCTGAACCATGCTAA
- the anln2 gene encoding anillin, actin binding protein 2 isoform X8 yields MDGEFRSGLATALKRHRDPLSDTEDNVHSSDVNDVQKRRRLEVLGEENVSPTKKSSTRDRLRCAELVKPDTPALCSVRSRVQQLTQRREGGHVLAQRCLSDPGSGVPSIKFPDGFKEHHLIGEAEFSSRVERFKSPTTPQASPLPANRWPRTLSNAVTNLQLKLEASDTPSSKQASRIRQEREEELRLVRAQPITENVFLKRSFSDSSLTERATPPVSSFSPWMMFRRSRRLQWPPFQPWNADLNVTGDEPFGVKDGSFTETSVFTKVDGVEPPIQDTETELSSRDETNTAEMIDLMFDEVLEAAAQGRMEEDTEDHNSGIATAMRGIEETDTELDKAEEGEDLEETKELDSSADELLSFPPSFILSPLSKSVEAVVTPMRLAANQLANPPSLLLTPEELTTPPADSAPLYSIDAYRTQRQSTKPAIQSVTPRVQRHAAEKSHPQHCVNTKERIMVLNEDAAKLQMVIKQTLQALSCCTDEDHGRGSLEEAEADKLLLVSCEKRAALLAEVARLKERGGSVSEDLEGGDGEGDSGMSQQPCRGTVSISSVQLPLKVEFVCSARTQTGRPTHYFFVLIRYGPCNIVATPLATAVDAQNGDTISFPTSITLQDIRSNFEIDVEVYSLSHTSGNTCNVDLRSSTKSRVTPRKLLSTIKRSNQNVTSSTMPPLNTQRTSNFSLVGSHKISLASLGQSKFPLDKVPFLSPLEGNIYLQLDSESHSNVQHQGFLTMFEVVNGFGAWHRRFFVLEGNHMSYWNHPNDRGSKAAEGSISLSSSSSQSVKPVMRDSCARPYTFELVSSVQTAQQDDQGALAKCWFSADTGEDRGDWMENLNQVLLDLHTWTRCTPEPC; encoded by the exons ATGGATGGGGAATTTCGAAGTGGGTTGGCGACAGCTTTGAAGAGACATAGAGACCCTTTGTCTGACACGGAAGACAATGTCCACTCGTCTG ATGTCAATGATGTTCAGAAAAGGCGTCGCCTGGAGGTGTTGGGCGAGGAGAATGTCAGCCCTACAAAGAAGTCTTCAACTAGAGATCGCCTCCGGTGTGCAGAGCTGGTGAAGCCTGACacccctgctctctgctctgtccgctccagagtacagcaACTAACCCAGAGACGTGAGG GAGGGCATGTGCTGGCTCAGAGATGCCTCTCTGATCCAGGGTCTGGGGTACCATCCATTAAATTCCCGGATGGATTCAAAGAGCACCATCTTATTG GTGAGGCAGAATTCAGCTCGCGGGTGGAGCGGTTTAAATCCCCCACCACTCCTCAGGCCAGCCCCCTGCCAGCCAACCGGTGGCCCCGTACCCTCTCCAACGCTGTTACCAACTTACAACTGAAACTCGAGGCCAGTGACACGCCCAGCTCCAAACAAGCCTCCCGCATACGCCAG gagagggaggaggagctgCGTCTTGTAAGGGCCCAGCCAATCACAGAGAATGTCTTTCTAAAGCGAAGCTTCTCTGATTCCTCACTGACTGAG AGGGCGACCCCACCCGTCTCCTCATTCTCCCCTTGGATGATGTTTAGACGTAGCAGGAGACTGCAGTGGCCACCGTTCCAACCATGGAAT GCAGACCTCAATGTGACTGGTGATGAACCTTTTGGGGTGAAGGACGGCAGCTTTACCGAGACATCTGTCTTCACTAAGGTCGATGGAGTGGAGCCTCCAATTCAAGACACCG AGACTGAGCTGAGCTCTCGCGATGAAACCAACACCGCTGAGATGATTGACCTCATGTTTGATGAGGTGCTGGAGGCTGCTGCCCAGGGAAGGATGGAAGAGGACACTGAGGATCACAATAGTGGCATAGCCACAGCGATGCGTGGAATAGAGGAAACAGACACAGAATTGGACAAAGCTGAAGAGGGTGAAGACCTGGAAGAAACCAAGGAACTGGACTCCAGTGCAGATGAGCTGCTGTCCTTCCCACCCAGCTttatcctctcccctctcagcaaGTCTGTGGAAGCTGTGGTCACTCCTATG AGACTTGCAGCCAATCAGCTAGCCAACCCTCCATCCCTACTTCTGACTCCTGAAGAGCTGACCACTCCCCCTGCTGATAGTGCCCCTCTCTACAG CATCGATGCCTACCGCACCCAGAGACAGAGCACCAAGCCAGCCATTCAGAGTGTAACCCCAAGGGTGCAGAGGCATGCCGCTGAGAAGTCTCATCCCCAGCACTGTGTCAACACCAAGGAAAGGATCATG GTTCTGAATGAGGATGCTGCCAAGCTGCAGATGGTCATCAAACAGACGTTGCAGGCCCTGAGCTGCTGCACTGACGAGGACCACGGCAGGGGCTCCCTGGAGGAGGCAGAGGCTGATAAACTGCTGCTCGTCTCCT GTGAGAAGCGGGCAGCCCTGCTGGCTGAGGTGGCCAGGCTGAAGGAGAGGGGGGGCTCAGTCTCTGAGGATCTAGAGGGGGGTGATGGTGAGGGGGACTCTGGCATGTCCCAGCAGCCCTGCAGGGGCACCGTCAGCATCAGCAGTGTCCAGCTCCCTCTCAAGGTGGAGTTTGTCTGCTCTGCCCGCACACAAACAG GTCGGCCCACTCATTATTTCTTTGTCCTGATTCGTTATGGACCCTGCAACATCGTTGCGACCCCATTGGCCACGGCAGTGGACGCCCAGAATGGCGACACCATCTCCTTCCCCACCTCCATCACCCT GCAGGACATTCGCTCCAACTTTGAGATTGATGTGGAGGTCTACAGCCTG TCCCACACCTCAGGGAACACCTGCAATGTGGATCTCCGCAGCTCCACCAAGTCAAGG GTCACTCCAAGGAAGCTTCTAAGCACCATCAAG AGATCCAACCAAAATGTAACAT CTTCTACCATGCCGCCCCTAAACACCCAGCGCACCAGCAACTTCTCTCTGGTTGGTTCTCACAAGATCTCCCTGGCCTCCCTGGGCCAGAGCAAGTTCCCCCTGGACAAG GTGCCCTTCCTGTCTCCACTAGAGGGAAACATATACCTGCAACTGGACAGCGAGAGCCACTCGAATGTCCAGCACCAGGGCTTCCTT aCAATGTTTGAGGTGGTGAATGGATTTGGAGCTTGGCATCGACGCTTCTTTGTCCTGGAGGGAAACCACATGTCCTATTGGAACCACCCCAATGACAGAGGCAGCAAG GCAGCAGAAGGCAGCATCTCCCTGTCTAGTTCCTCTAGTCAGAGTGTGAAGCCAGTGATGAGAGACTCCTGTGCTCGCCCCTATACTTTTGAACTGGTCAGCAGCGTCCAGACTGCACAACAGGATGACCAGGGCGCTCTGGCCAA GTGCTGGTTCTCAGCAGATACTGGGGAGGATCGAGGGGACTGGATGGAGAACCTGAACCAGGTTCTCCTGGACCTGCATACCTGGACTCGCTGCACCCCTGAACCATGCTAA